The Roseicyclus marinus genome has a segment encoding these proteins:
- a CDS encoding cytochrome c1: MLRKLALSSATAATLALSSGAALAAGAAGHVEDYAFSFEGPFGTFDQIQLQRGLQVYTQVCAACHGLRYVPIRTLSDEGGPGFTEEEVRAYIEQNFIEVYDPELQDWRAATPNDNFPANDAAGAPDLSLMTKARAGFSGPYGLGLNPLFRGMGGPEYVASLLTHYTGSEREEFGSVLYGNETFPGGYISMAPPLWEGAVEYGDGTEATEEQMALDVAAFLTWAAEPKLMARKQMGFTAVLLLGVLSVLLYLTNKRLWAPVKARAKGAQPAE; this comes from the coding sequence ATGCTCAGGAAACTTGCCCTCAGCTCGGCCACCGCCGCCACGCTCGCCCTCTCTTCGGGGGCGGCGCTGGCAGCCGGTGCGGCGGGCCATGTCGAAGATTACGCCTTCTCCTTCGAAGGCCCCTTCGGCACCTTCGACCAAATCCAGCTCCAGCGCGGGCTGCAGGTCTACACGCAGGTCTGCGCGGCCTGCCACGGCCTGCGCTACGTGCCGATCCGCACCCTCTCGGACGAGGGCGGCCCCGGCTTCACCGAAGAAGAGGTCCGCGCCTACATCGAGCAGAACTTCATCGAGGTCTACGACCCCGAGCTGCAGGATTGGCGCGCCGCCACCCCGAATGACAACTTCCCGGCCAATGATGCGGCCGGGGCCCCCGACCTCAGCCTGATGACCAAGGCGCGCGCGGGTTTCAGCGGCCCCTACGGGCTTGGCCTGAACCCGCTGTTCCGCGGCATGGGCGGTCCCGAATATGTCGCCTCGCTCCTGACCCATTACACCGGGTCCGAGCGCGAGGAATTCGGCTCGGTTCTCTACGGCAACGAAACCTTCCCCGGCGGCTACATCTCGATGGCCCCGCCGCTTTGGGAAGGTGCCGTGGAATACGGTGACGGGACCGAAGCGACCGAGGAACAGATGGCGCTCGACGTGGCGGCCTTCCTGACCTGGGCGGCGGAACCCAAGCTGATGGCGCGCAAGCAGATGGGCTTTACCGCCGTGCTGCTTCTGGGCGTGCTGTCGGTCCTGCTCTACCTGACGAACAAGCGCCTCTGGGCTCCGGTCAAGGCTCGCGCCAAGGGCGCACAGCCCGCCGAGTGA
- a CDS encoding cytochrome b translates to MSGIPHDHYEPKSNAEKWLHRRLPIVSLMYDTLMIPTPKNLNWMWIWGIVLVFTLVLQIVTGIILVMHYTPHVDLAFASVEHIMRNVNGGWAIRYIHQNGASLFFIAVYLHIFRGLYYGSYKAPREVTWIIGMLIYLLMMGTAFMGYVLPWGQMSFWGATVITGLFGAIPFVGEAIQTWLLGGPAVDNATLNRFLSLHYLLPFVILGLVIVHVWAFHTTGNNNPTGVEVRRTSKKEAEADTLPFWPYFVIKDLFALAVILVAFFAIVGFMPNYLGHPDNYIEANPLVTPAHIVPEWYFLPFYAILRAFDGEVWLVMLVDFLTAGIVDAKFFGVVAMFGAIIVMALVPWLDTSSVRSGRYRPMFKWWFWLFVVNFFVLMWAGAMPAEGIYPYIALIGSAYWFAYFLVILPLLGVIEKPTTPPATIEEDFKAHYGKDHDGHGGVTATAPTPAE, encoded by the coding sequence ATGTCCGGAATTCCCCACGATCATTACGAGCCGAAGAGCAACGCCGAAAAGTGGTTGCACCGCAGGCTCCCCATCGTGTCGCTGATGTATGACACGCTGATGATCCCGACCCCCAAGAACCTCAACTGGATGTGGATCTGGGGCATCGTGCTGGTCTTCACGCTGGTTCTCCAGATCGTGACCGGCATCATCCTCGTGATGCACTACACGCCGCATGTCGACCTGGCCTTTGCTTCGGTCGAGCACATCATGCGCAACGTGAACGGGGGATGGGCGATCCGCTACATCCACCAGAACGGCGCGTCGCTGTTCTTCATCGCCGTTTACCTCCACATCTTCCGCGGCCTCTACTACGGCTCCTACAAGGCCCCGCGCGAGGTGACGTGGATCATCGGCATGCTGATCTACCTGTTGATGATGGGCACCGCCTTCATGGGCTACGTTCTGCCCTGGGGTCAGATGTCCTTCTGGGGCGCGACCGTGATCACCGGCCTTTTCGGCGCCATCCCCTTCGTGGGCGAGGCGATCCAGACCTGGCTTCTGGGCGGACCGGCGGTGGACAATGCCACGCTGAACCGCTTCCTGTCGCTGCACTACCTGTTGCCCTTCGTCATCCTGGGCCTCGTGATCGTGCATGTCTGGGCCTTCCACACGACTGGCAACAACAACCCCACGGGTGTTGAAGTTCGCCGCACGTCGAAAAAGGAAGCCGAGGCCGACACCCTGCCCTTCTGGCCCTATTTCGTGATCAAGGACCTGTTCGCGCTTGCCGTGATCCTCGTCGCCTTCTTCGCGATCGTGGGCTTCATGCCCAACTACCTCGGCCACCCCGACAACTACATCGAGGCCAACCCGCTGGTGACGCCCGCGCATATCGTGCCCGAATGGTACTTCCTGCCGTTCTACGCGATCCTGCGCGCCTTCGACGGCGAAGTCTGGCTGGTGATGCTGGTCGACTTCCTGACCGCGGGCATCGTCGACGCCAAGTTCTTCGGCGTGGTGGCGATGTTCGGCGCGATCATCGTGATGGCGCTGGTGCCGTGGCTCGACACCTCTTCGGTGCGTTCGGGCCGCTACCGGCCGATGTTCAAGTGGTGGTTCTGGCTCTTTGTCGTCAACTTCTTCGTCCTGATGTGGGCGGGGGCGATGCCGGCCGAAGGGATCTACCCCTATATCGCGCTGATCGGCTCGGCCTATTGGTTCGCCTATTTCCTCGTGATCCTGCCGCTTCTGGGCGTGATCGAAAAGCCGACGACCCCACCGGCCACGATCGAGGAAGACTTCAAAGCCCACTACGGCAAAGACCACGACGGCCATGGCGGCGTGACCGCCACCGCGCCGACGCCGGCCGAGTGA
- the petA gene encoding ubiquinol-cytochrome c reductase iron-sulfur subunit: MSHAEDHSGDRRDFLYYATAGVGAVAVGAAVWPLVNQMNPSADVQAASQMRVDVSGVDVGTQLTVLFLGKPVFIRHRTEEEIAEARAVSVDDLVDPIARNRNLGDVPATDENRTMTDFNGENTGEWLVQIGVCTHLGCVPIGDGAGDFGGWFCPCHGSHYDGAGRIRRGPAPQNLPIPVAEFVDETTILLG, from the coding sequence GTGTCACACGCCGAAGACCATAGCGGTGATCGCCGCGATTTTCTGTACTACGCCACTGCCGGTGTCGGCGCCGTGGCCGTCGGGGCGGCAGTTTGGCCCCTCGTCAACCAGATGAACCCCTCCGCCGACGTGCAGGCGGCAAGCCAGATGCGCGTCGACGTGTCGGGCGTCGATGTCGGCACGCAGCTGACCGTGCTGTTCCTCGGAAAGCCCGTGTTCATCCGCCACCGCACCGAGGAAGAGATCGCCGAGGCGCGCGCCGTTTCGGTCGATGATCTTGTCGATCCCATCGCCCGCAATCGCAATCTCGGCGATGTGCCCGCGACCGACGAAAACCGCACGATGACCGATTTCAACGGCGAGAACACCGGCGAATGGCTGGTCCAGATCGGCGTTTGCACCCATCTGGGCTGCGTGCCGATCGGTGACGGTGCCGGCGATTTCGGCGGCTGGTTCTGCCCCTGCCACGGGTCGCATTACGATGGCGCCGGCCGCATCCGTCGCGGGCCCGCCCCCCAGAACCTTCCCATTCCCGTCGCAGAATTCGTGGATGAAACCACGATCCTGCTCGGCTGA
- a CDS encoding GNAT family N-acetyltransferase: MRIGPATTTAARAACFAVRRAVFIEEQGIPEAEEWDAADETCLHILAEDDTGPLGTARLIARGAVAKIGRVAVLPQARGTGLGRKIMDHALNAARTAGFAEAMLESQVSVIGFYEGLGFVAEGPEYDDGSGILHRVMRRPLP, encoded by the coding sequence ATGAGGATCGGCCCCGCCACGACGACAGCCGCCCGCGCGGCCTGTTTCGCCGTGCGCCGGGCCGTCTTCATCGAGGAACAGGGCATCCCCGAGGCCGAGGAATGGGACGCGGCGGATGAAACCTGCCTGCACATCCTGGCCGAGGATGATACCGGCCCTCTGGGCACCGCGCGCCTGATCGCGCGGGGTGCCGTGGCCAAGATCGGACGCGTCGCGGTCCTGCCACAGGCCCGTGGCACGGGGCTTGGCCGCAAGATCATGGACCATGCGCTGAACGCGGCGCGCACCGCCGGTTTCGCCGAAGCGATGCTGGAATCGCAGGTCAGCGTCATCGGCTTTTACGAAGGTCTGGGATTCGTCGCCGAGGGGCCGGAATATGACGACGGCTCGGGCATCTTGCACCGGGTGATGCGCCGCCCGCTGCCCTGA
- a CDS encoding glutathione S-transferase, with protein MTQVLLGSPLSPFVRKARVVIAELGITDIPFEQVATSPVHGEERINAANPLGKIPALVRDEGPTLYDSRVITRYLDATRGGTLYPEARLWEVLTLEATADGIMDAAVGMIYEERYRPEEMRFAPWVEGQWGKVSRGLDAIEAQWMSHLAGPLDMGQIAVGCALGYLDLRHGARDWRAGRPALAAWYAAFAARPSMAATAPA; from the coding sequence ATGACGCAGGTTCTTCTGGGCTCGCCGCTCTCGCCCTTCGTGCGCAAGGCGCGCGTGGTGATCGCCGAACTGGGCATCACCGATATTCCCTTCGAACAGGTGGCAACCTCGCCCGTGCATGGCGAAGAGCGGATCAACGCCGCCAATCCGCTGGGCAAGATCCCGGCGCTGGTGCGCGACGAGGGGCCGACGCTCTATGACAGCCGGGTCATCACCCGCTACCTCGATGCGACGCGCGGCGGCACCCTCTATCCCGAGGCCCGCCTGTGGGAGGTTCTGACGCTCGAGGCCACCGCCGACGGCATCATGGATGCCGCCGTGGGCATGATCTACGAGGAACGCTATCGCCCCGAAGAGATGCGTTTCGCCCCCTGGGTCGAAGGGCAATGGGGCAAGGTCAGCCGTGGCCTCGACGCGATCGAGGCGCAATGGATGAGCCATCTGGCCGGACCGCTCGACATGGGCCAGATCGCGGTGGGCTGCGCGTTGGGGTATCTCGACCTGCGGCACGGGGCGCGCGACTGGCGCGCGGGGCGTCCGGCGCTGGCGGCATGGTATGCCGCTTTCGCCGCCCGCCCCTCGATGGCCGCCACCGCCCCCGCATGA
- a CDS encoding FMN-binding negative transcriptional regulator, with the protein MHPNPAFRSEPEALNLAFARARGFGTLCVNGDQGPMLAHVPFWLNADATMGELHLVRSNPIARAVTGPVPAVIAVMGPDGYISPDWYGDPAQVPTWNYIAVHLRGHLHPADPDEMRRHLDRVSAHFEDRLAPKTPWTVDKMPEEALARMMRGILPFRFTLDAVDGTWKLNQNKTEAARLGAADAVASSPIGHEVERLAQLMRDGPPPMDSDTPFPYL; encoded by the coding sequence ATGCACCCGAACCCGGCCTTTCGCTCTGAACCCGAGGCGCTGAACCTCGCCTTTGCCCGCGCGCGCGGTTTCGGCACCTTGTGCGTGAACGGCGATCAGGGGCCGATGCTGGCGCATGTGCCCTTTTGGCTGAACGCGGATGCGACGATGGGCGAGCTGCACCTTGTGCGCTCGAACCCCATCGCGCGGGCGGTGACAGGCCCCGTGCCTGCCGTCATCGCCGTGATGGGTCCCGATGGCTACATTTCGCCCGATTGGTATGGCGACCCGGCGCAGGTGCCGACATGGAATTACATCGCCGTGCATTTGCGCGGGCATCTGCACCCGGCCGATCCCGATGAGATGCGCCGCCACCTCGACCGCGTTTCGGCCCATTTCGAGGATCGCCTTGCCCCCAAGACACCCTGGACCGTCGACAAGATGCCAGAGGAGGCGCTGGCGCGGATGATGCGGGGCATCCTGCCCTTCCGGTTCACGCTGGACGCGGTCGACGGGACGTGGAAGCTCAACCAGAACAAGACCGAAGCGGCCCGGCTTGGCGCTGCCGATGCGGTCGCTTCCTCGCCCATCGGGCACGAGGTCGAGAGGCTGGCCCAGCTCATGCGCGACGGCCCGCCGCCGATGGACAGCGACACGCCCTTCCCCTATCTCTGA
- the mtaB gene encoding tRNA (N(6)-L-threonylcarbamoyladenosine(37)-C(2))-methylthiotransferase MtaB has translation MSAAPVFHTLGCRLNAYETEAMREMTEAAGLGQTVVVNTCAVTAEAVRKARQDIRRLRRQHPEATLIVTGCAAQTEPETFARMPEVDRVIGNTEKMQPETWAAMAVDLIGETERVQVDDIMSVTETAGHLIDGFGTRSRAYVQVQNGCDHRCTFCIIPFGRGNSRSVPAGVVVDQIKRLVDRGYNEVVLTGVDLTSWGADLPGAPRLGDLVMRILRLVPDLPRLRISSIDSIEADENLMQAIATEPRLMPHLHLSLQHGDDLILKRMKRRHLRDDAIRFCEEARRLRPDMVFGADIIAGFPTETEAAFDNSLKLVADCGLTWLHVFPYSPRPGTPAARMPQVAGPAIKDRAARLRAAGAAQVAAHLAGQVGRAHLILMENPRMGRTEQFTEVSFATDHPEGQIVTATITGIAGEQLTA, from the coding sequence ATGAGCGCCGCGCCCGTCTTTCACACGCTCGGCTGTCGGCTCAACGCCTATGAAACCGAAGCCATGCGCGAGATGACCGAGGCTGCGGGCCTTGGCCAGACGGTCGTGGTCAACACCTGCGCCGTGACCGCCGAGGCGGTGCGCAAGGCCCGTCAGGACATCCGCCGCCTGCGCCGCCAGCACCCCGAGGCGACCCTGATCGTCACCGGCTGCGCCGCACAGACGGAGCCCGAAACCTTCGCCCGGATGCCCGAGGTCGACCGCGTCATCGGCAATACCGAAAAGATGCAGCCCGAGACATGGGCCGCCATGGCCGTGGACCTGATCGGAGAAACCGAGCGGGTGCAGGTCGACGACATCATGTCCGTGACCGAAACGGCGGGTCACCTGATCGACGGGTTCGGCACGCGCAGCCGCGCCTATGTGCAGGTCCAGAATGGGTGCGATCATCGCTGCACCTTTTGCATCATCCCCTTTGGTCGCGGCAATTCGCGCAGCGTTCCGGCGGGTGTCGTGGTCGATCAGATCAAGCGGCTGGTCGATCGCGGCTATAACGAGGTGGTGCTGACCGGCGTCGATCTGACCTCCTGGGGCGCGGACCTGCCGGGGGCGCCGCGGCTGGGCGATCTGGTGATGCGCATCTTGCGGCTGGTGCCCGATTTGCCGCGCCTCAGGATCAGTTCGATCGATTCCATCGAAGCCGACGAGAACCTGATGCAGGCCATCGCGACCGAGCCGCGCCTGATGCCCCATCTGCACCTGTCGTTGCAGCATGGCGACGACCTGATCCTGAAACGGATGAAGCGCCGCCACCTGCGCGACGATGCGATCCGGTTCTGCGAGGAGGCGCGGCGGCTGCGCCCCGACATGGTCTTCGGCGCCGACATCATCGCCGGTTTCCCGACCGAGACGGAGGCCGCCTTCGACAATTCGCTGAAGCTGGTCGCGGACTGCGGGCTGACCTGGCTCCATGTCTTTCCCTATTCGCCCCGCCCCGGCACACCCGCCGCGCGGATGCCACAGGTCGCAGGGCCCGCGATCAAGGACCGCGCCGCGCGGCTGCGCGCAGCCGGTGCAGCACAGGTCGCGGCGCATCTGGCCGGACAGGTCGGGCGCGCGCACCTTATCCTGATGGAAAACCCCCGCATGGGCCGAACCGAGCAATTCACCGAAGTCTCCTTTGCCACCGACCACCCCGAAGGCCAGATCGTCACCGCCACGATCACGGGCATCGCGGGCGAACAGCTGACCGCTTGA
- the dapF gene encoding diaminopimelate epimerase — protein sequence MSQMPPPSGLPFVKMHGLGNDFVVIDARNTDAAVTPALARALADRHRGVGFDQLAQVETGDDSDLRLTFWNADGSLSSTCGNATRCIAAREMARTGKSTLTLRTERGLLQARDAGGGLTSVNMGQPVLDWQGVPLARDVDLLHLPIPGDPVATGMGNPHCSFFVADAEAVDLAARGAEMEHHPLFPERTNVQFAHVIGPDHLRMRVWERGTGITLASGSSSCAVGVAAARRGLTGRKVQITLDGGDIFIDWRDDGVWMTGPTALVFEGYLSPDWLAAIP from the coding sequence ATGTCCCAGATGCCGCCCCCTTCCGGCCTGCCCTTTGTGAAAATGCACGGGCTTGGCAATGACTTCGTGGTGATCGACGCGCGCAACACCGATGCCGCCGTCACGCCCGCCTTGGCGCGTGCGCTGGCCGATCGTCACCGGGGCGTGGGCTTTGACCAACTGGCGCAGGTCGAAACGGGGGATGATTCCGATCTGCGGCTGACCTTCTGGAACGCCGATGGCAGCCTGTCCTCGACCTGCGGCAATGCCACGCGCTGCATCGCCGCGCGGGAAATGGCGCGGACTGGCAAGAGCACGCTGACGCTGCGGACCGAACGCGGTCTGTTGCAGGCGCGCGATGCGGGCGGCGGCCTGACCTCGGTCAACATGGGGCAGCCCGTGCTCGACTGGCAGGGCGTGCCGCTCGCCCGCGATGTGGACCTGCTGCACCTGCCGATTCCCGGCGATCCGGTGGCGACCGGCATGGGCAATCCGCATTGCAGCTTTTTCGTCGCCGATGCCGAGGCGGTGGACCTTGCCGCCCGGGGCGCGGAGATGGAACATCACCCGCTCTTTCCCGAACGCACCAACGTGCAGTTCGCCCATGTGATCGGTCCCGACCATCTGCGGATGCGGGTCTGGGAACGGGGCACGGGGATCACGCTGGCCTCCGGCTCGTCATCCTGTGCGGTCGGTGTCGCCGCCGCGCGGCGCGGGCTGACCGGGCGCAAGGTCCAGATCACGCTCGATGGCGGCGATATCTTCATCGACTGGCGTGACGATGGCGTCTGGATGACCGGCCCGACCGCGCTGGTGTTTGAGGGGTATCTGTCGCCCGACTGGCTGGCCGCCATCCCATGA
- a CDS encoding L-serine ammonia-lyase produces MFLSVFDIFKIGVGPSSSHTMGPMTAAARFLSDLRSGREKEPGAGELAALGCTLHGSLAFTGKGHATDRAVILGLSGHVPATLDPDRAEALEAEVRRTGLVTPPGLPPLRFDPESDLVFDYGPPLPGHANGMVLRAFDGAGNLYMEETYYSVGGGFVLTARELAGGTPGGAGALHDEKAAAGYPYPFGSAAEMLAMGRASGKSIAEMKWANETARHPAREVQERLDAVWQAMDDCIDRGLRMEGELPGGLRVKRRARAIHQQLLAERGSNLAQPHTVNDWLSVYAMAVNEENAAGGRVVTSPTNGAAGVVPAVLRYYRDHCIGATEDGRRRFLMAASAIGGLIKHNASISGAEVGCQGEVGSASAMAAAGLCAALGGTNEQVENAAEIALEHHLGMTCDPVGGLVQVPCIERNGLGAIKAVSAASLALRGDGTHFMPLDNCIEAMRQTGLDMSTKYKETSLGGLAVNLPEC; encoded by the coding sequence ATGTTCCTGAGCGTTTTCGACATCTTCAAGATCGGCGTCGGCCCGTCCTCGTCCCACACGATGGGGCCGATGACGGCTGCGGCGCGATTCTTGTCCGACCTGCGATCGGGTCGGGAAAAGGAGCCGGGCGCGGGGGAATTGGCGGCGCTTGGCTGCACGCTGCATGGCTCGCTTGCCTTTACCGGCAAGGGGCATGCGACCGACCGGGCCGTGATCCTTGGCCTTTCGGGCCACGTGCCCGCAACGCTCGATCCCGACCGGGCCGAGGCGCTGGAGGCCGAGGTGCGCCGGACGGGTCTCGTCACGCCGCCGGGCCTGCCGCCCCTGCGCTTCGATCCCGAAAGCGACCTGGTCTTCGACTACGGCCCGCCGCTGCCCGGTCATGCCAATGGCATGGTGCTGCGCGCCTTCGACGGGGCCGGGAACCTCTACATGGAGGAGACCTATTATTCCGTCGGGGGCGGTTTCGTCCTGACCGCGCGGGAATTGGCGGGGGGAACGCCGGGGGGTGCTGGCGCGCTCCATGACGAAAAGGCGGCGGCGGGATATCCCTATCCCTTTGGGTCTGCTGCAGAAATGCTGGCGATGGGGCGCGCGTCGGGCAAGAGCATCGCCGAGATGAAATGGGCCAATGAAACCGCCCGCCACCCCGCGCGCGAGGTGCAAGAGCGGCTCGATGCCGTCTGGCAGGCGATGGACGATTGCATCGACCGGGGCCTGAGGATGGAGGGCGAGCTGCCCGGCGGGTTGCGCGTCAAGCGGCGCGCGCGGGCGATCCACCAGCAATTGCTGGCCGAACGCGGCTCGAACCTGGCCCAGCCGCATACGGTGAACGATTGGTTGTCGGTCTATGCGATGGCCGTGAACGAGGAAAACGCCGCGGGCGGGCGGGTCGTCACCTCGCCCACCAATGGGGCTGCCGGCGTGGTGCCTGCGGTGCTGCGCTATTACCGTGACCATTGCATCGGTGCGACGGAAGATGGGCGGCGGCGGTTCCTGATGGCGGCCTCGGCCATCGGGGGGTTGATCAAGCACAATGCCAGCATCTCGGGCGCCGAGGTGGGCTGTCAGGGCGAGGTCGGATCGGCCAGCGCCATGGCGGCGGCGGGGCTGTGCGCGGCCTTGGGCGGGACCAATGAACAGGTTGAAAACGCGGCGGAAATCGCGTTGGAGCATCATCTGGGCATGACCTGCGACCCGGTGGGCGGCTTGGTGCAGGTGCCCTGTATCGAGCGCAACGGGCTGGGCGCGATCAAGGCGGTTTCGGCGGCGTCATTGGCGTTGCGCGGTGATGGCACGCATTTCATGCCGCTCGACAATTGCATCGAGGCGATGCGGCAGACGGGTCTCGACATGTCGACGAAGTACAAGGAAACGAGCCTTGGCGGATTGGCGGTCAACCTGCCGGAATGTTGA
- a CDS encoding LacI family DNA-binding transcriptional regulator — MTLRDVAEAAGVSEMTVSRVLRSRGDVSAQTRERVFAAARKLGYVPNKIAGALASNRVNLVGVVIPSLSNMVFPDVLAGIGEVLDETPLQPVIGTSKYDDDLEEKVIYEMLSWRPSGLIVAGLEHSDAARAMMANAGIPVVEVMDVDGDPVAACVGISHLEAGRQMAREIAARGYRKIGYCGSSSIKDHRAQKRRQGFEQGLAEAGLSLTDACLYAGTSGFGTGRGMTAEILGRTPDLDFLYYNSDINAAGGLLYCLEKGMDIPGRIGLAGFNSFEVLDGLPMRIATMDSQRHDIGRRAAELIAANALTNEVVTLAPVFLPGDTVR; from the coding sequence ATGACGCTCCGCGACGTGGCCGAGGCTGCGGGCGTGTCGGAAATGACCGTCAGCCGCGTGTTGCGCAGCCGGGGCGATGTCTCGGCCCAGACGCGCGAACGCGTCTTCGCCGCCGCCCGCAAGCTCGGCTATGTCCCCAACAAGATCGCGGGCGCGCTGGCCTCCAACCGGGTGAACCTGGTGGGCGTGGTCATCCCGTCGCTCTCGAACATGGTCTTTCCCGACGTTCTGGCCGGCATCGGCGAGGTGCTGGACGAAACGCCGCTGCAACCCGTGATCGGCACCTCGAAATACGACGACGATCTCGAGGAAAAGGTGATCTACGAAATGCTCAGCTGGCGGCCCTCCGGGCTGATCGTGGCGGGGCTCGAACATTCCGATGCCGCCCGCGCGATGATGGCCAATGCGGGCATCCCCGTGGTCGAGGTGATGGATGTCGACGGCGACCCCGTCGCGGCTTGCGTCGGCATCAGCCATCTCGAGGCCGGGCGCCAGATGGCCCGCGAGATTGCCGCGCGCGGCTATCGCAAGATCGGCTATTGCGGCTCCTCCTCGATCAAGGACCACCGCGCGCAGAAACGGCGGCAGGGCTTCGAACAGGGTCTGGCCGAGGCGGGGCTGTCGCTCACCGATGCCTGTCTTTACGCGGGCACGTCCGGCTTCGGCACCGGGCGCGGCATGACCGCCGAGATATTGGGCCGCACGCCCGACCTCGATTTCCTCTACTACAACAGTGACATCAACGCGGCGGGCGGGCTGCTCTATTGCCTCGAAAAGGGCATGGATATTCCGGGCCGGATCGGGCTTGCCGGGTTCAATTCCTTCGAAGTGCTGGACGGCCTGCCGATGCGCATCGCCACGATGGACAGCCAGCGTCACGACATCGGCCGCCGCGCGGCCGAACTGATCGCGGCCAATGCCCTGACGAACGAGGTGGTGACGCTCGCCCCCGTCTTCCTCCCCGGCGACACCGTCCGGTAG
- a CDS encoding CaiB/BaiF CoA transferase family protein — MSQLPLSGVRVVDLTRILSGPFCAMILGDLGADVIKIEAPGGDHVRGQGEKVDGFSWYFASFNRNKRSVVLDLRNPEGLKVLERLLADADILTENFRPGVLSEMGFTPERLADINPRLIVVSVNGYGSTGPYADRPAFDFIAQAMSGYMTTNGRPDTGPLRTGPPLTDLIAGLYAALGAVAALAGRDRGGPAQRVEASMMMSMMSMMAYLSANALVTGRDAAPTGNDHPIASPYGLFRAQDGDIAIAPSTLPIVKRLLAEIGLPDLLSDPRFATNEARVQNRAALNALIDAALAHDTQENWITRLNGAGVPCGRVQTLTEALADPQVAAQDMVLSVPHPGHGTVKMVGFPVKFSQTPLQVRHPAPDLGAHTDAVLAEAGYDAATIANLRDRNVIG, encoded by the coding sequence ATGAGCCAGCTTCCCCTGTCCGGCGTGCGGGTGGTCGACCTCACCCGCATCCTGTCCGGTCCCTTCTGCGCCATGATCCTTGGCGATCTCGGGGCCGATGTGATCAAGATCGAGGCCCCGGGCGGCGACCATGTGCGCGGCCAGGGCGAAAAGGTCGACGGCTTCTCCTGGTATTTCGCCAGCTTCAACCGCAACAAGCGGTCCGTCGTCCTCGACCTGCGCAACCCCGAGGGGCTCAAGGTGCTCGAGCGTCTGCTCGCCGATGCCGACATCCTGACCGAGAATTTCCGCCCCGGCGTCCTGTCCGAAATGGGCTTCACGCCCGAACGGCTGGCCGACATCAACCCCCGCCTGATCGTGGTCTCGGTCAATGGCTATGGCTCGACCGGCCCCTATGCCGACCGCCCGGCCTTCGATTTCATCGCGCAGGCCATGTCGGGCTACATGACCACCAATGGTCGCCCCGATACCGGCCCCTTGCGCACCGGCCCGCCGCTCACCGACCTGATCGCGGGGCTCTACGCGGCCCTTGGCGCGGTCGCGGCACTCGCCGGCCGCGACAGGGGCGGGCCCGCGCAACGGGTCGAAGCCTCCATGATGATGTCGATGATGTCGATGATGGCCTATCTATCGGCCAATGCGCTGGTGACGGGCCGCGATGCCGCCCCCACCGGCAATGACCATCCCATCGCATCACCCTATGGCCTGTTCCGCGCGCAGGACGGCGATATCGCCATCGCGCCCTCGACCCTGCCCATCGTCAAACGCCTTCTGGCCGAAATCGGCCTGCCCGATCTTTTGTCCGATCCCCGCTTCGCCACGAACGAGGCCCGGGTCCAGAACCGCGCGGCGCTGAACGCGCTGATCGACGCCGCCCTCGCCCATGACACGCAGGAAAACTGGATCACGCGGCTCAATGGCGCGGGCGTGCCCTGTGGCCGGGTCCAGACCCTGACCGAGGCGCTGGCCGATCCGCAGGTCGCGGCACAGGACATGGTGCTGTCCGTGCCCCATCCCGGCCATGGCACCGTGAAAATGGTGGGCTTCCCGGTGAAGTTCTCTCAAACGCCCTTGCAGGTCCGCCACCCCGCCCCCGATCTGGGCGCCCATACCGATGCCGTCCTGGCCGAGGCGGGCTATGACGCCGCCACCATCGCCAACTTGCGCGACAGGAATGTCATCGGCTGA